One Dioscorea cayenensis subsp. rotundata cultivar TDr96_F1 chromosome 15, TDr96_F1_v2_PseudoChromosome.rev07_lg8_w22 25.fasta, whole genome shotgun sequence genomic region harbors:
- the LOC120277259 gene encoding uncharacterized protein LOC120277259 isoform X1 codes for MGNEMGNRNVNGLQASEQDDVLASMETYKSMKASPVLNNTEGFIEKQDAEDIIENGTSKASATLNDGDHIIKGLTDDLAGGVEEDKTLISKESSICSMESDGGGGLKDQEQYEVEEITMNEQMKCSIIANNAEDQQMVTNCLEDNLLEQHDSEEGSRNESSEALIISIKEQDQKSENQIIASLHSVESDEKHTNAIPDEGSTNKSLETLIISGEEQDQISESQTVASEQVESDQKHANSIPDGSTNKSSDALIISNEEQDRKGENQTIASLHSLASDEKYTNSIFDEESMNESLEALIISSEEQERKSENETIASVHSLQKDENHTNSIPDEGSSNHFSEALIVSSKEHGQKCANQTIALVHSFESDEKHANYILNVPSASDEKDLTQKQILEEKVDEETSVTIETSQIVSIDLEDNEEEVKTSNEGIPISNDAERETIKDETIERPTEADTSVPDLTFEVKESQKEVEEHNEAGEQQYLQSDIIENDCEQSQILESINSAYLNAIDSEIERLVFNTDLIAFDELANNKTEITPEDDVFEEIIQTVETIEVVGRNSNERDKLPSLVSEECNEIGEDASLAEISVGGLEGKIEDGGEGSQGNAESTELPETSKETTDGALEEQTIEAKEFEPSNSNQQDQLPSYALDECNELREDAPLDEISFGECESKDNSAYQLSDPWSRHDGIVFKDTEGKIEDTDAKQSTEEEISQQLNQKSNEGPNAQMFEELLTKISSREMAMVASSQPELHEEMNIQHAMATKKEFEQQHTALETELQANMKSLIASINVSGGALTDTLSVATQKENQKQWQDEIHASMGTMVGQQADVSLVDNYEMPHVFKGDLEESKNSKDAINESTQEKSNSDALANTTITEIQASELQTPKLAFQTSVHESEEELAGNSDAGRTKAAEFENNPSMDQEKTIKCDVFAICQDISKTGAETSYSVLQSYSEESDKHPLLYQKEMEESEVPKVGRSDSGKLRVPLLSLIKEEVHEVKPLEKEGSPLIKKTVEEVWRSPAKKSMAASPQAREKPKTRSSIFSNCMCCTTEVLN; via the exons ATGGGCAATGAGATGGGGAACCGAAATGTAAACGGTTTGCAAG CTTCTGAGCAGGACGATGTTTTGGCTTCTATGGAGACTTACAAATCTATGAAAGCTTCGCCTGTTTTGAACAATACTGAAGGCTTTATAG AGAAGCAAGACGCTGAGGATATAATTGAAAATGGAACTTCAAAAGCATCAGCTACACTCAACGATGGTGACCACATAATTAAAGGCCTGACCGATGACCTTGCAGGTG GCGTGGAAGAAGATAAAACTCTAATCAGCAAAGAAAGCTCAATATGTTCAATGGAATCAGATGGTGGAGGTGGACTGAAAG ATCAAGAGCAATATGAAGTTGAGGAAATAACAATGAATGAACAGATGAAATGCTCGATAATAGCAAATAATGCAGAGGACCAACAAATGGTGACCAATTGCCTCGAAGATAATCTCCTGG AGCAACATGACAGTGAAGAAGGATCTAGGAATGAATCTTCGGAAGCTTTAATTATCTCAATTAAAGAACAAGATCAAAAAAGTGAAAATCAAATTATTGCTTCATTGCATTCTGTCGAATCAGATGAGAAGCATACAAATGCCATTCCTGATGAAGGATCTACCAATAAATCTTTGGAAACCTTAATTATATCAGGTGAAGAACAAGATCAAATAAGTGAAAGTCAAACAGTGGCTTCAGAGCAAGTTGAATCAGACCAGAAGCATGCAAACTCTATTCCTGATGGTTCAACAAATAAATCTTCAGATGCTTTAATTATCTCAAATGAAGAACAAGATCGAAAAGGTGAAAATCAAACAATTGCTTCACTGCATTCCCTAGCATCAGATGAGAAGTACACAAATTCCATTTTTGATGAAGAATCTATGAATGAATCTTTGGAAGCTTTAATTATCTCAAGTGAAGAACAAGAACGGaaaagtgaaaatgaaacaATTGCTTCAGTTCATTCTCtccaaaaagatgagaatcatACAAATTCCATTCCTGATGAAGGATCTTCGAATCACTTTTCAGAAGCTTTAATTGTCTCAAGTAAAGAACATGGTCAAAAATGTGCAAACCAAACAATTGCTTTAGTGCATTCATTCGAATCAGATGAGAAGCATGCAAATTATATTCTTAATGTTCCATCAGCATCAGATGAAAAAGATCTCACTCAAAAACAGATATTGGAGGAAAAAG TAGATGAAGAAACATCAGTTACTATTGAAACCTCACAAATTGTATCAATCGATTTAGAGGACAATGAAGAGGAAGTGAAGACAAGCAATGAGGGCATTCCAATATCAAATGATGCAGAGAGAGAAACCATAAAAGATGAAACTATAGAGAGGCCTACTGAGGCTGATACTTCTGTTCCTGACTTAACATTTGAGGTCAAAGAATCACAAAAAGAGGTTGAAGAACATAATGAAGCCGGAGAACAGCAATATCTACAGTCCGATATAATTGAAAATGATTGTGAACAGTCACAGATACTAGAATCCATCAACTCAGCGTATTTAAATGCAATTGATTCAGAGATTGAAAGGTTGGTATTCAACACTGATTTAATAGCATTTGATGAGTTGGCTAACAATAAAACTGAAATTACACCGGAAGACGATGTATTTGAGGAAATTATTCAAACTGTCGAGACAATAGAAGTTGTTGGCAGAAATTCCAACGAACGAGATAAACTTCCAAGTTTAGTATCAGAGGAATGCAATGAGATAGGAGAAGATGCTTCTCTAGCTGAAATTTCAGTTGGGGGACTTGAAGGAAAGATAGAAGATGGTGGAGAGGGATCACAAGGCAACGCCGAAAGTACTGAACTTCCTGAAACAAGCAAAGAGACAACCGATGGTGCATTGGAGGAACAAACTATTGAGGCCAAAGAATTTGAACCCAGTAATAGCAATCAACAAGATCAGCTACCAAGTTATGCACTAGATGAATGCAATGAGCTTCGAGAAGATGCTCCACTTGATGAAATTTCATTTGGAGAATGTGAAAGCAAAGATAACAGTGCATATCAACTTTCTGATCCATGGAGCCGTCACGATGGAATTGTTTTCAAAGATACTGAAGGTAAAATAGAAGATACCGATGCAAAACAAAGTACTGAAGAAGAAATAAGTCAACAGCTCAATCAAAAGTCAAATGAAGGACCAAATGCACAGATGTTTGAGGAACTGCTGACCAAGATAAGCTCAAGAGAAATGGCAATGGTAGCATCATCGCAACCTGAGCTacatgaagaaatgaatatccAACATGCAATGGCAACCAAAAAAGAATTTGAACAGCAGCATACTGCTCTGGAAACAGAATTACAAGCAAACATGAAGAGTTTGATTGCTTCTATTAATGTGAGTGGAGGTGCTCTCACTGACACTCTCAGTGTGGCAACTCAAAAAGAGAATCAGAAACAATGGCAAGATGAAATACATGCATCAATGGGCACAATGGTAGGTCAACAAGCTGATGTTTCTCTGGTTGACAACTATGAAATGCCTCATGTTTTCAAAGGTGATCTTGAAGAATCAAAGAATAGCAAAGATGCAATCAATGAATCAACTCAAGAGAAATCCAATTCAGATGCCCTCGCAAACACAACAATAACAGAAATTCAAGCTTCTGAACTTCAGACACCAAAGCTAGCATTTCAAACAAGTGTCCATGAATCTGAAGAAGAATTGGCAGGAAATAGCGATGCAGGAAGAACGAAGGCCGCTGAGTTTGAGAATAATCCTTCCATGGATCAAGAAAAGACTATAAAATGTGATGTTTTCGCCATTTGCCAAGACATCAGCAAAACTGGAGCAGAAACCTCGTATTCAGTCTTACAATCCTACAGTGAGGAATCTGACAAGCACCCGCTGTTGTATCAGAAGGAGATGGAAGAGAGTGAAGTTCCAAAGGTGGGAAGGAGTGATTCTGGGAAATTAAGAGTTCCTCTTCTTAGTCTAATTAAAGAGGAAGTACATGAGGTGAAGCCATTGGAGAAGGAAGGAAGTCCTCTTATTAAGAAGACTGTCGAAGAAGTTTGGAGATCACCAGCCAAGAAATCCATGGCAGCATCACCTCAAGCACGGGAGAAGCCAAAGACTAGATCTTCTATTTTCAGTAACTGCATGTGTTGCACTACAGAAGTTCTGAATTGA
- the LOC120277259 gene encoding uncharacterized protein LOC120277259 isoform X2: MGNEMGNRNVNGLQASEQDDVLASMETYKSMKASPVLNNTEGFIEKQDAEDIIENGTSKASATLNDGDHIIKGLTDDLAGGVEEDKTLISKESSICSMESDGGGGLKDQEQYEVEEITMNEQMKCSIIANNAEDQQMVTNCLEDNLLEQHDSEEGSRNESSEALIISIKEQDQKSENQIIASLHSVESDEKHTNAIPDEGSTNKSLETLIISGEEQDQISESQTVASEQVESDQKHANSIPDGSTNKSSDALIISNEEQDRKGENQTIASLHSLASDEKYTNSIFDEESMNESLEALIISSEEQERKSENETIASVHSLQKDENHTNSIPDEGSSNHFSEALIVSSKEHGQKCANQTIALVHSFESDEKHANYILNVPSASDEKDLTQKQILEEKDEETSVTIETSQIVSIDLEDNEEEVKTSNEGIPISNDAERETIKDETIERPTEADTSVPDLTFEVKESQKEVEEHNEAGEQQYLQSDIIENDCEQSQILESINSAYLNAIDSEIERLVFNTDLIAFDELANNKTEITPEDDVFEEIIQTVETIEVVGRNSNERDKLPSLVSEECNEIGEDASLAEISVGGLEGKIEDGGEGSQGNAESTELPETSKETTDGALEEQTIEAKEFEPSNSNQQDQLPSYALDECNELREDAPLDEISFGECESKDNSAYQLSDPWSRHDGIVFKDTEGKIEDTDAKQSTEEEISQQLNQKSNEGPNAQMFEELLTKISSREMAMVASSQPELHEEMNIQHAMATKKEFEQQHTALETELQANMKSLIASINVSGGALTDTLSVATQKENQKQWQDEIHASMGTMVGQQADVSLVDNYEMPHVFKGDLEESKNSKDAINESTQEKSNSDALANTTITEIQASELQTPKLAFQTSVHESEEELAGNSDAGRTKAAEFENNPSMDQEKTIKCDVFAICQDISKTGAETSYSVLQSYSEESDKHPLLYQKEMEESEVPKVGRSDSGKLRVPLLSLIKEEVHEVKPLEKEGSPLIKKTVEEVWRSPAKKSMAASPQAREKPKTRSSIFSNCMCCTTEVLN; the protein is encoded by the exons ATGGGCAATGAGATGGGGAACCGAAATGTAAACGGTTTGCAAG CTTCTGAGCAGGACGATGTTTTGGCTTCTATGGAGACTTACAAATCTATGAAAGCTTCGCCTGTTTTGAACAATACTGAAGGCTTTATAG AGAAGCAAGACGCTGAGGATATAATTGAAAATGGAACTTCAAAAGCATCAGCTACACTCAACGATGGTGACCACATAATTAAAGGCCTGACCGATGACCTTGCAGGTG GCGTGGAAGAAGATAAAACTCTAATCAGCAAAGAAAGCTCAATATGTTCAATGGAATCAGATGGTGGAGGTGGACTGAAAG ATCAAGAGCAATATGAAGTTGAGGAAATAACAATGAATGAACAGATGAAATGCTCGATAATAGCAAATAATGCAGAGGACCAACAAATGGTGACCAATTGCCTCGAAGATAATCTCCTGG AGCAACATGACAGTGAAGAAGGATCTAGGAATGAATCTTCGGAAGCTTTAATTATCTCAATTAAAGAACAAGATCAAAAAAGTGAAAATCAAATTATTGCTTCATTGCATTCTGTCGAATCAGATGAGAAGCATACAAATGCCATTCCTGATGAAGGATCTACCAATAAATCTTTGGAAACCTTAATTATATCAGGTGAAGAACAAGATCAAATAAGTGAAAGTCAAACAGTGGCTTCAGAGCAAGTTGAATCAGACCAGAAGCATGCAAACTCTATTCCTGATGGTTCAACAAATAAATCTTCAGATGCTTTAATTATCTCAAATGAAGAACAAGATCGAAAAGGTGAAAATCAAACAATTGCTTCACTGCATTCCCTAGCATCAGATGAGAAGTACACAAATTCCATTTTTGATGAAGAATCTATGAATGAATCTTTGGAAGCTTTAATTATCTCAAGTGAAGAACAAGAACGGaaaagtgaaaatgaaacaATTGCTTCAGTTCATTCTCtccaaaaagatgagaatcatACAAATTCCATTCCTGATGAAGGATCTTCGAATCACTTTTCAGAAGCTTTAATTGTCTCAAGTAAAGAACATGGTCAAAAATGTGCAAACCAAACAATTGCTTTAGTGCATTCATTCGAATCAGATGAGAAGCATGCAAATTATATTCTTAATGTTCCATCAGCATCAGATGAAAAAGATCTCACTCAAAAACAGATATTGGAGGAAAAAG ATGAAGAAACATCAGTTACTATTGAAACCTCACAAATTGTATCAATCGATTTAGAGGACAATGAAGAGGAAGTGAAGACAAGCAATGAGGGCATTCCAATATCAAATGATGCAGAGAGAGAAACCATAAAAGATGAAACTATAGAGAGGCCTACTGAGGCTGATACTTCTGTTCCTGACTTAACATTTGAGGTCAAAGAATCACAAAAAGAGGTTGAAGAACATAATGAAGCCGGAGAACAGCAATATCTACAGTCCGATATAATTGAAAATGATTGTGAACAGTCACAGATACTAGAATCCATCAACTCAGCGTATTTAAATGCAATTGATTCAGAGATTGAAAGGTTGGTATTCAACACTGATTTAATAGCATTTGATGAGTTGGCTAACAATAAAACTGAAATTACACCGGAAGACGATGTATTTGAGGAAATTATTCAAACTGTCGAGACAATAGAAGTTGTTGGCAGAAATTCCAACGAACGAGATAAACTTCCAAGTTTAGTATCAGAGGAATGCAATGAGATAGGAGAAGATGCTTCTCTAGCTGAAATTTCAGTTGGGGGACTTGAAGGAAAGATAGAAGATGGTGGAGAGGGATCACAAGGCAACGCCGAAAGTACTGAACTTCCTGAAACAAGCAAAGAGACAACCGATGGTGCATTGGAGGAACAAACTATTGAGGCCAAAGAATTTGAACCCAGTAATAGCAATCAACAAGATCAGCTACCAAGTTATGCACTAGATGAATGCAATGAGCTTCGAGAAGATGCTCCACTTGATGAAATTTCATTTGGAGAATGTGAAAGCAAAGATAACAGTGCATATCAACTTTCTGATCCATGGAGCCGTCACGATGGAATTGTTTTCAAAGATACTGAAGGTAAAATAGAAGATACCGATGCAAAACAAAGTACTGAAGAAGAAATAAGTCAACAGCTCAATCAAAAGTCAAATGAAGGACCAAATGCACAGATGTTTGAGGAACTGCTGACCAAGATAAGCTCAAGAGAAATGGCAATGGTAGCATCATCGCAACCTGAGCTacatgaagaaatgaatatccAACATGCAATGGCAACCAAAAAAGAATTTGAACAGCAGCATACTGCTCTGGAAACAGAATTACAAGCAAACATGAAGAGTTTGATTGCTTCTATTAATGTGAGTGGAGGTGCTCTCACTGACACTCTCAGTGTGGCAACTCAAAAAGAGAATCAGAAACAATGGCAAGATGAAATACATGCATCAATGGGCACAATGGTAGGTCAACAAGCTGATGTTTCTCTGGTTGACAACTATGAAATGCCTCATGTTTTCAAAGGTGATCTTGAAGAATCAAAGAATAGCAAAGATGCAATCAATGAATCAACTCAAGAGAAATCCAATTCAGATGCCCTCGCAAACACAACAATAACAGAAATTCAAGCTTCTGAACTTCAGACACCAAAGCTAGCATTTCAAACAAGTGTCCATGAATCTGAAGAAGAATTGGCAGGAAATAGCGATGCAGGAAGAACGAAGGCCGCTGAGTTTGAGAATAATCCTTCCATGGATCAAGAAAAGACTATAAAATGTGATGTTTTCGCCATTTGCCAAGACATCAGCAAAACTGGAGCAGAAACCTCGTATTCAGTCTTACAATCCTACAGTGAGGAATCTGACAAGCACCCGCTGTTGTATCAGAAGGAGATGGAAGAGAGTGAAGTTCCAAAGGTGGGAAGGAGTGATTCTGGGAAATTAAGAGTTCCTCTTCTTAGTCTAATTAAAGAGGAAGTACATGAGGTGAAGCCATTGGAGAAGGAAGGAAGTCCTCTTATTAAGAAGACTGTCGAAGAAGTTTGGAGATCACCAGCCAAGAAATCCATGGCAGCATCACCTCAAGCACGGGAGAAGCCAAAGACTAGATCTTCTATTTTCAGTAACTGCATGTGTTGCACTACAGAAGTTCTGAATTGA
- the LOC120277259 gene encoding uncharacterized protein LOC120277259 isoform X4, translating to MGNEMGNRNVNGLQASEQDDVLASMETYKSMKASPVLNNTEGFIEKQDAEDIIENGTSKASATLNDGDHIIKGLTDDLAGGVEEDKTLISKESSICSMESDGGGGLKDQEQYEVEEITMNEQMKCSIIANNAEDQQMVTNCLEDNLLEQHDSEEGSRNESSEALIISIKEQDQKSENQIIASLHSVESDEKHTNAIPDEGSTNKSLETLIISGEEQDQISESQTVASEQVESDQKHANSIPDGSTNKSSDALIISNEEQDRKGENQTIASLHSLASDEKYTNSIFDEESMNESLEALIISSEEQERKSENETIASVHSLQKDENHTNSIPDEGSSNHFSEALIVSSKEHGQKCANQTIALVHSFESDEKHANYILNVPSASDEKDLTQKQILEEKEDNEEEVKTSNEGIPISNDAERETIKDETIERPTEADTSVPDLTFEVKESQKEVEEHNEAGEQQYLQSDIIENDCEQSQILESINSAYLNAIDSEIERLVFNTDLIAFDELANNKTEITPEDDVFEEIIQTVETIEVVGRNSNERDKLPSLVSEECNEIGEDASLAEISVGGLEGKIEDGGEGSQGNAESTELPETSKETTDGALEEQTIEAKEFEPSNSNQQDQLPSYALDECNELREDAPLDEISFGECESKDNSAYQLSDPWSRHDGIVFKDTEGKIEDTDAKQSTEEEISQQLNQKSNEGPNAQMFEELLTKISSREMAMVASSQPELHEEMNIQHAMATKKEFEQQHTALETELQANMKSLIASINVSGGALTDTLSVATQKENQKQWQDEIHASMGTMVGQQADVSLVDNYEMPHVFKGDLEESKNSKDAINESTQEKSNSDALANTTITEIQASELQTPKLAFQTSVHESEEELAGNSDAGRTKAAEFENNPSMDQEKTIKCDVFAICQDISKTGAETSYSVLQSYSEESDKHPLLYQKEMEESEVPKVGRSDSGKLRVPLLSLIKEEVHEVKPLEKEGSPLIKKTVEEVWRSPAKKSMAASPQAREKPKTRSSIFSNCMCCTTEVLN from the exons ATGGGCAATGAGATGGGGAACCGAAATGTAAACGGTTTGCAAG CTTCTGAGCAGGACGATGTTTTGGCTTCTATGGAGACTTACAAATCTATGAAAGCTTCGCCTGTTTTGAACAATACTGAAGGCTTTATAG AGAAGCAAGACGCTGAGGATATAATTGAAAATGGAACTTCAAAAGCATCAGCTACACTCAACGATGGTGACCACATAATTAAAGGCCTGACCGATGACCTTGCAGGTG GCGTGGAAGAAGATAAAACTCTAATCAGCAAAGAAAGCTCAATATGTTCAATGGAATCAGATGGTGGAGGTGGACTGAAAG ATCAAGAGCAATATGAAGTTGAGGAAATAACAATGAATGAACAGATGAAATGCTCGATAATAGCAAATAATGCAGAGGACCAACAAATGGTGACCAATTGCCTCGAAGATAATCTCCTGG AGCAACATGACAGTGAAGAAGGATCTAGGAATGAATCTTCGGAAGCTTTAATTATCTCAATTAAAGAACAAGATCAAAAAAGTGAAAATCAAATTATTGCTTCATTGCATTCTGTCGAATCAGATGAGAAGCATACAAATGCCATTCCTGATGAAGGATCTACCAATAAATCTTTGGAAACCTTAATTATATCAGGTGAAGAACAAGATCAAATAAGTGAAAGTCAAACAGTGGCTTCAGAGCAAGTTGAATCAGACCAGAAGCATGCAAACTCTATTCCTGATGGTTCAACAAATAAATCTTCAGATGCTTTAATTATCTCAAATGAAGAACAAGATCGAAAAGGTGAAAATCAAACAATTGCTTCACTGCATTCCCTAGCATCAGATGAGAAGTACACAAATTCCATTTTTGATGAAGAATCTATGAATGAATCTTTGGAAGCTTTAATTATCTCAAGTGAAGAACAAGAACGGaaaagtgaaaatgaaacaATTGCTTCAGTTCATTCTCtccaaaaagatgagaatcatACAAATTCCATTCCTGATGAAGGATCTTCGAATCACTTTTCAGAAGCTTTAATTGTCTCAAGTAAAGAACATGGTCAAAAATGTGCAAACCAAACAATTGCTTTAGTGCATTCATTCGAATCAGATGAGAAGCATGCAAATTATATTCTTAATGTTCCATCAGCATCAGATGAAAAAGATCTCACTCAAAAACAGATATTGGAGGAAAAAG AGGACAATGAAGAGGAAGTGAAGACAAGCAATGAGGGCATTCCAATATCAAATGATGCAGAGAGAGAAACCATAAAAGATGAAACTATAGAGAGGCCTACTGAGGCTGATACTTCTGTTCCTGACTTAACATTTGAGGTCAAAGAATCACAAAAAGAGGTTGAAGAACATAATGAAGCCGGAGAACAGCAATATCTACAGTCCGATATAATTGAAAATGATTGTGAACAGTCACAGATACTAGAATCCATCAACTCAGCGTATTTAAATGCAATTGATTCAGAGATTGAAAGGTTGGTATTCAACACTGATTTAATAGCATTTGATGAGTTGGCTAACAATAAAACTGAAATTACACCGGAAGACGATGTATTTGAGGAAATTATTCAAACTGTCGAGACAATAGAAGTTGTTGGCAGAAATTCCAACGAACGAGATAAACTTCCAAGTTTAGTATCAGAGGAATGCAATGAGATAGGAGAAGATGCTTCTCTAGCTGAAATTTCAGTTGGGGGACTTGAAGGAAAGATAGAAGATGGTGGAGAGGGATCACAAGGCAACGCCGAAAGTACTGAACTTCCTGAAACAAGCAAAGAGACAACCGATGGTGCATTGGAGGAACAAACTATTGAGGCCAAAGAATTTGAACCCAGTAATAGCAATCAACAAGATCAGCTACCAAGTTATGCACTAGATGAATGCAATGAGCTTCGAGAAGATGCTCCACTTGATGAAATTTCATTTGGAGAATGTGAAAGCAAAGATAACAGTGCATATCAACTTTCTGATCCATGGAGCCGTCACGATGGAATTGTTTTCAAAGATACTGAAGGTAAAATAGAAGATACCGATGCAAAACAAAGTACTGAAGAAGAAATAAGTCAACAGCTCAATCAAAAGTCAAATGAAGGACCAAATGCACAGATGTTTGAGGAACTGCTGACCAAGATAAGCTCAAGAGAAATGGCAATGGTAGCATCATCGCAACCTGAGCTacatgaagaaatgaatatccAACATGCAATGGCAACCAAAAAAGAATTTGAACAGCAGCATACTGCTCTGGAAACAGAATTACAAGCAAACATGAAGAGTTTGATTGCTTCTATTAATGTGAGTGGAGGTGCTCTCACTGACACTCTCAGTGTGGCAACTCAAAAAGAGAATCAGAAACAATGGCAAGATGAAATACATGCATCAATGGGCACAATGGTAGGTCAACAAGCTGATGTTTCTCTGGTTGACAACTATGAAATGCCTCATGTTTTCAAAGGTGATCTTGAAGAATCAAAGAATAGCAAAGATGCAATCAATGAATCAACTCAAGAGAAATCCAATTCAGATGCCCTCGCAAACACAACAATAACAGAAATTCAAGCTTCTGAACTTCAGACACCAAAGCTAGCATTTCAAACAAGTGTCCATGAATCTGAAGAAGAATTGGCAGGAAATAGCGATGCAGGAAGAACGAAGGCCGCTGAGTTTGAGAATAATCCTTCCATGGATCAAGAAAAGACTATAAAATGTGATGTTTTCGCCATTTGCCAAGACATCAGCAAAACTGGAGCAGAAACCTCGTATTCAGTCTTACAATCCTACAGTGAGGAATCTGACAAGCACCCGCTGTTGTATCAGAAGGAGATGGAAGAGAGTGAAGTTCCAAAGGTGGGAAGGAGTGATTCTGGGAAATTAAGAGTTCCTCTTCTTAGTCTAATTAAAGAGGAAGTACATGAGGTGAAGCCATTGGAGAAGGAAGGAAGTCCTCTTATTAAGAAGACTGTCGAAGAAGTTTGGAGATCACCAGCCAAGAAATCCATGGCAGCATCACCTCAAGCACGGGAGAAGCCAAAGACTAGATCTTCTATTTTCAGTAACTGCATGTGTTGCACTACAGAAGTTCTGAATTGA